Sequence from the Thermocoleostomius sinensis A174 genome:
CATGCCAGCCAGCCTAAAATACCAGGGAATTTCGTCGCGGTTCGTGATGCTGGAAATCAAGATTACTTTAGCAGTTGGAATACGGTTCGCAATTTCGATCGCCACGATGCCACCAAACGAGAGACCCACCAGTGTTGGTTCATCTGACTGGATCTGCTCAATTAGCCGCCCAGCATAATCCTGTAAGGATTCTCCAGCTAAGGGAGGCAACCACTTTACATGCACTTGTTGATACCCTTGCAAGTTTAGAAACTGAAAAACACTGGAATCGGCTCCAAGTCCACTGATAAAGTAAATTTCCTTCTGAGTCATCGTCTCCTTGTTTAGAATGTCAAGCTCGTTTAGAATGTTGCCATTCACGTCACTCCATGCCTCGATAAACGTCCTCTGCTACTCGTTTTAGCCGTCGCAACTGAGCTTGCATATCTTGCTTAGTCCAGTTGAGTGCAAAGGTATTGAATCCGTAGCGCACCAGCGGGTTTGGAATCTCAAACTCAAACCGATTGAGCAATGTTGTGCCTTTATTGTTCGGTTGGCATTCCCAGCGATCGCGCCCTTTGAAAAACCCATCAAATTGCCAGACAATTAATCCTGGTTCTCGCTCCACTACTGTGCTTTTGAGAGATGGTTGTAGCACTGGAATCTGAATAATAAACCGGCTCTTACCACCTTTATCGGTATTCCATTCCCCAATCGGATCACAGCGTAAAGCTGGATTCAACCAACGATGCATCAAAGCTCGATCGGTGATACATTGCTCAACCGCCGTAGCGCTAGCATTAATTTGAATGGTTTGCTCAAAAATTTGAGGGGTCATTCGATCTCGCTACAATCAATCAACAATCAATAAGAAGTATGAAGATTCCAGTTCTAATTGCATTCTAAATGCAAATGACAGAACTTGCTGTCGCGCTAGGATGGAAACAGTCGATCGCAACAGGCATCAAACTGGAGTTTTTGTATGCGTCCCTTAACTTGGCTAGGAGTGGCGCTTGCCGCTTCATTTGGATTGAATTCAATTCTCTGGACACCTGCGTGGACAAATGACCCGTCTGCCCATGCAGCCGAGGTGCGAGGACAAATTTATTTCACCCGTCCGCCTGCGTTGGTAGGAGCTATCACAACCCACAACGCCGTATTTTTTCGCCATCCAAGTTATTACTTTACACTAGAGGTGCCGACCGATGCTGGAGAACCATTGGGACAAGTTGTAATCCAACAACAAGACGGAGGAACAGCCGCCCGCCGAGTGCGCTATCGTCTAGACGCCACTCAAGCCTTTCTGGGGACGCAAGGCAATCGCGGCGACGCCTTAGCCTTGAGTGAAACTCGCTTCGATCGCGATAACCAAACTGTTACGGTTCGTTTTGATCCGCCTGTGCCGCCTGGCAACACCGTCACCATCCGGCTGAGACCGGAGCGCAATCCCCGCTTGGGCGGGGTGTATTTATTTGGCGTGACAGCCTACCCTGCCGGTGAAACACCCTATGGGCAGTTTTTAGGCTATGGGCGTTTCAATATTTATGAGCGTGACTACTTGCCGTTTCCATTTTTCTAAAAAGCTTGACAAAAACTGGGCAAAAATTAGTTGCGTCACTTTTGTTTCCTCATGTTTCCTCATGTTTCCTCACATGTAGTTCACTGCTGTTTAAAGCTCTGCCCGGATCGTGAAGCTGTAGTCTCCGCCCGGTTCAAGTTGATAGTCGCAACGCTCTAGAAATCGGGTCAGCGGTTCTTTGATGAGGGCACGACCAAGGGACGGTTCAACGGTTAGCTTTCCTTGTTTAAACCGCCATTGAAATTGCCACTCATAATCACCTGCCCGCACGTCTCCTTCAATCTTGCCCTGTTGCCAAGATTGGTATGTGATGCGGACATAGGCTACCGTTTCAGGCAGACGCTTAGAATTCACGATCGATCTTCCCAATTTTGCGCTTCACTGGGCAAGCCCCAGGCTCAAGCACCCACAACACCAAACCTTTGGGCACTCTCGTTAAAACTACCGTACTTCCGCGTTGATACATGAGCAACGCTTTTCGGTGGGCCGCTTCCAGGGTTGAGAAAAATTTAACATAGACGTAAAACTGATCATCGTAGCAAATGGCACTCGTCGATCGAGATTCATCGGGTAGCATGACTCGGACGCGATCGACCGCTTTCTGAGCAAAGATAGGAATTGAGGTGGCTGCTAGTTGCTGCTGGCCCATACTAGAAACATGAATCATGCTAGTGGTTTGTACGCTGACTTTGTGCTGATATTAATAGGACAGTGGCTCTCGAATTTAACATTGGCGCTGGTGCTTCTTCCTCAGAACTGTTGCGGATTTTGAGCGTTGCGGGTGCTTGAATGACAAGTAATGTTGCCGTCATGCTTGGCGTTGGACGCGAAGAGAGCCACGGTAAACCCAATCCAATGGTTCAAGGAGGAACGGTTTGGTTCATGAATCAGCAATAAGGGGAGCAAGGCAGCGAATCGCAAAATTCCAGAGAGGACAAATACTCCCCAAAAACCCGCCTGATGCCAATACTGTACCAAGTAGCCCCCTACCGTTGCTCCTAGTGCACTGGTTAATCCCACAACGGCCGCCACTATAGCGAAGTAAGTAGCCTGATTTTGGGTGGGTGTCACGCCAATTTGTAAGTTGTTTGTGCAGAGATCGATCGCTGCTAATGTGCCGCCCATCAGCACATGCAGTAACGGTAACCACAACCAATTTGACAGGCTATTGGCGCTGGGAATTAGCCACAGCAGCGGTGTTATCCCTACAAGCAGTCCAACGCTGAGTAAAATCACCCGATTGCCCACGCGATCAGACAACTTGCCCCACACCATCAGCATGAATAAATTTGCACCCGCCGTCAGACTGTTATAGAGCGTTACTTGGCTCATATCCAATGCCAGCCGATCGAGCATGTAAAGATTGAAAAACGGTGCACTCAAGTTTAGCGCAAACATGGATAGGCTGAAGTAGAGCAAAAACAGAAGAAAGTTCGGGCTAATGCCCCCCTGCCATCTTGTTGGCGTGGTTTTGCTGACCTTTGTCGAGGAGGGCAATTGGTTTTGCGGAGGGACATCGGCAATGAACTGTTGAAAGCCTAAGCTAATTAGACCGAAGCCAATGCCCACACCCAGTACGACACCATACCCTTGAACGGTTCCCCCAAACCCGTTTGCAACTGCATAGCCTAACAAGGGCAGACTAAGCAAGTTTGCCAAATTGGCAGCACTGTTACGCAACCCAAAGTAGCGCCCTCGCAGTTGGCGCGGCACGAGCATCGCCATCCAACTCAGCCACGGAGCACTGCCCATCGCCCCCAACACACAGCTAGCCAGCGCAACCATTAGGGTGAGTGAAATCAACTGTTGGTTGAGATCCAGCGGCGCGATCGGTTGCCAAGTGAGCCAAAAAATCGCTGCGACCAGAACTAGCCACAGCA
This genomic interval carries:
- a CDS encoding SRPBCC family protein, with product MTPQIFEQTIQINASATAVEQCITDRALMHRWLNPALRCDPIGEWNTDKGGKSRFIIQIPVLQPSLKSTVVEREPGLIVWQFDGFFKGRDRWECQPNNKGTTLLNRFEFEIPNPLVRYGFNTFALNWTKQDMQAQLRRLKRVAEDVYRGME
- a CDS encoding DUF2808 domain-containing protein, which produces MRPLTWLGVALAASFGLNSILWTPAWTNDPSAHAAEVRGQIYFTRPPALVGAITTHNAVFFRHPSYYFTLEVPTDAGEPLGQVVIQQQDGGTAARRVRYRLDATQAFLGTQGNRGDALALSETRFDRDNQTVTVRFDPPVPPGNTVTIRLRPERNPRLGGVYLFGVTAYPAGETPYGQFLGYGRFNIYERDYLPFPFF
- a CDS encoding DUF3146 family protein; the protein is MNSKRLPETVAYVRITYQSWQQGKIEGDVRAGDYEWQFQWRFKQGKLTVEPSLGRALIKEPLTRFLERCDYQLEPGGDYSFTIRAEL
- a CDS encoding MFS transporter, with product MDSVSLELSPSTVAAEVATVSIPVNITNSVAELAELDRLELNAAISSVPSSELAHLLPNRNTTNARRLSTLTLHPAKDALRASLKASTIDGVFATVFSNVTGGVLLTGFLMQLGASPSQIGLLASIPMIANLIQPIGAYWSEQVSSRRWFCFWIYGISRLLWLVLVAAIFWLTWQPIAPLDLNQQLISLTLMVALASCVLGAMGSAPWLSWMAMLVPRQLRGRYFGLRNSAANLANLLSLPLLGYAVANGFGGTVQGYGVVLGVGIGFGLISLGFQQFIADVPPQNQLPSSTKVSKTTPTRWQGGISPNFLLFLLYFSLSMFALNLSAPFFNLYMLDRLALDMSQVTLYNSLTAGANLFMLMVWGKLSDRVGNRVILLSVGLLVGITPLLWLIPSANSLSNWLWLPLLHVLMGGTLAAIDLCTNNLQIGVTPTQNQATYFAIVAAVVGLTSALGATVGGYLVQYWHQAGFWGVFVLSGILRFAALLPLLLIHEPNRSSLNHWIGFTVALFASNAKHDGNITCHSSTRNAQNPQQF